The Virgibacillus dokdonensis genome includes a window with the following:
- a CDS encoding IS110 family transposase — protein MNYKQNEKILQLTDKSLIIGVDIAKNKHVARAQDFRGVQFGKPLYFENALEGFQTFIHWMDELAIQQEKSDFIIGMEPTGHYWLPLAYWLMEKQLKVVVVNPAHVKKSKELDDNSPTKNDVKDARVISRLIQDGRYSEPHLPEGIYADLREGMNMYDQLRKDLQAVQGRVHQWIDRYFPEYTTVFANWEGQSSLQVLKMGLFPDEISQKDEMEILSEIRKEVKRGVGLKKVRQLKEAARHSIGIQEGKTMAKLKIQTLMDQYTLLHEKINELWGMIEGLTSRILCVQEMAAIKGVGDVTIAAFLAEVGDLHNYSHPEQIIKLAGLNLKLATSGKWQGKTVITKRGRPKLRALLFKVILPLVNHNPAFKAMHAYFTTRKENPLKKKQSLIALCCKLIRILFKVGKQQVAFSPEKMLRDIPHFRLQSAA, from the coding sequence ATGAATTATAAACAAAATGAGAAGATATTACAACTGACAGACAAATCTTTAATTATTGGGGTCGACATCGCCAAGAATAAACATGTTGCTCGCGCACAAGATTTCCGCGGGGTTCAATTTGGAAAGCCGCTATACTTTGAAAACGCGTTGGAAGGCTTCCAAACGTTCATTCATTGGATGGATGAATTAGCCATACAACAAGAGAAATCCGATTTTATTATTGGTATGGAGCCAACGGGGCACTATTGGCTTCCTTTGGCCTATTGGCTAATGGAAAAGCAACTGAAAGTAGTCGTAGTAAATCCAGCACATGTAAAAAAATCAAAAGAGCTGGATGACAATTCCCCAACAAAAAATGATGTAAAAGATGCCAGAGTCATTTCACGCTTAATTCAAGATGGACGTTATTCTGAACCGCATCTACCAGAAGGGATCTATGCAGATCTCCGAGAAGGCATGAATATGTATGACCAATTACGAAAAGACCTGCAGGCAGTACAAGGACGCGTCCACCAATGGATAGACAGGTATTTTCCAGAATACACGACTGTCTTTGCGAACTGGGAAGGGCAATCTTCTTTACAGGTTTTAAAAATGGGTTTGTTTCCAGATGAAATCTCTCAAAAAGATGAAATGGAAATCCTGTCAGAAATTCGAAAAGAGGTAAAAAGAGGAGTTGGCTTAAAAAAAGTAAGACAATTGAAAGAAGCTGCTCGCCATTCCATTGGTATCCAAGAAGGAAAAACCATGGCGAAACTAAAGATTCAAACATTAATGGATCAGTATACGCTCCTTCATGAAAAGATAAATGAATTGTGGGGAATGATAGAGGGGCTTACGAGTAGGATTCTTTGTGTACAGGAAATGGCAGCTATAAAAGGCGTAGGTGACGTCACAATCGCTGCATTTCTGGCAGAAGTCGGCGATCTCCATAATTATAGCCATCCGGAGCAAATTATTAAATTAGCAGGTTTAAATCTCAAACTAGCAACATCAGGAAAGTGGCAAGGAAAAACGGTCATTACCAAGAGGGGCCGACCAAAGCTACGCGCTCTGTTGTTTAAAGTGATCCTGCCATTGGTAAATCACAATCCTGCATTTAAAGCAATGCATGCGTATTTTACAACAAGGAAAGAAAACCCGCTGAAGAAGAAACAATCATTAATAGCACTGTGTTGTAAATTAATTCGAATATTATTTAAAGTAGGTAAACAACAAGTAGCCTTTAGTCCAGAAAAAATGTTACGTGATATTCCGCATTTTCGCTTACAGAGTGCAGCTTAA
- a CDS encoding Na/Pi cotransporter family protein — protein MEIDIQKLIFEFIGGLGIFLLGIKYMGEGLQKSAGDRLRDILDKFTSNPFMGVLAGIIVTILIQSSSGTTVLTVGLVNAGFMTLRQAIGVIMGANIGTTVTAFIIGIDIGAYALPIIAVGCFLIFFFKNQKTNAVGQAVFGFGALFFGLELMSNGMKPLRSLEAFQELTLSMSDTPILGVVIGTVFTLIVQSSSATIGILQGLFSEGAMDLKAAIPVLFGDNLGTTITAILASLGATVAAKRAALTHVIFNLIGATVFLIILDLFTVFAGFLQDQFALSPEMTIAFAHGSFNITNTIMQFPFIGALAWIVTKMVPGEDSIIEYKPQHLDPIFIQQSSSLALDQAKSELVRMGEYAYKGLEETNKYLNTHLIKHAEMAMQIEGALNNLDRKITNYLISLSKESLSELESAKHSTLLDSVRDVERIGDHFENIVELIDYKISNKVHLTDGAKEDLNEMFELTISTVKQAIESLENMNREEALSVIQKEDQIDKMERNFRKRHIIRMNEGTCSGSGGIVFVDILSNLERIGDHAVNIAEDVLGE, from the coding sequence TTGGAAATTGATATTCAAAAACTTATATTTGAATTTATCGGTGGGCTAGGTATTTTCCTTTTAGGTATTAAATATATGGGAGAAGGGCTTCAAAAATCTGCTGGTGATCGGTTGCGAGATATTTTGGATAAATTTACCAGCAATCCGTTTATGGGGGTCCTCGCTGGAATTATCGTTACTATTTTAATACAGAGTAGCTCAGGCACGACTGTCTTAACGGTAGGTCTTGTAAATGCTGGCTTTATGACGTTAAGACAAGCTATTGGCGTCATAATGGGTGCCAATATTGGTACCACGGTGACGGCCTTCATTATTGGAATTGACATAGGGGCCTATGCTTTACCAATCATTGCAGTTGGTTGTTTTCTTATATTTTTCTTTAAAAACCAAAAAACAAACGCGGTTGGACAAGCTGTGTTTGGCTTTGGTGCTTTGTTCTTTGGTTTAGAGCTAATGAGTAATGGAATGAAACCTTTACGCAGCTTAGAGGCCTTTCAAGAATTAACATTAAGTATGAGTGATACCCCAATTCTAGGAGTTGTTATTGGTACTGTATTTACTTTAATTGTTCAAAGCTCTAGTGCAACTATTGGAATATTACAAGGCTTATTCTCTGAAGGAGCAATGGATTTAAAGGCTGCTATACCTGTATTGTTTGGAGATAATTTAGGTACAACAATTACTGCTATCTTAGCTTCACTAGGAGCAACAGTTGCAGCAAAGCGTGCTGCGTTAACACATGTTATTTTTAACCTTATTGGAGCGACCGTTTTTCTAATTATTCTTGATTTGTTTACAGTCTTTGCTGGATTTTTACAGGATCAATTTGCACTAAGTCCAGAAATGACCATAGCGTTTGCTCATGGAAGCTTTAATATAACGAATACCATTATGCAATTTCCGTTTATTGGTGCTTTGGCTTGGATAGTAACGAAAATGGTTCCTGGTGAAGACTCCATCATTGAATATAAACCACAACATTTGGATCCCATTTTTATACAGCAATCTTCTTCATTAGCATTAGATCAAGCAAAATCAGAGCTTGTGCGCATGGGAGAGTATGCTTATAAAGGTTTGGAAGAAACCAATAAATATTTAAATACACATTTAATAAAACATGCTGAAATGGCGATGCAAATTGAAGGCGCCCTTAATAATTTAGATCGAAAAATAACCAATTATTTGATAAGTTTGTCGAAAGAATCGCTTTCAGAGTTGGAAAGTGCTAAACATTCAACATTATTGGATTCCGTACGAGATGTGGAACGAATTGGGGATCATTTTGAAAACATTGTTGAACTTATCGACTATAAAATTTCCAATAAAGTACACCTAACAGATGGTGCAAAAGAAGATTTAAATGAAATGTTTGAATTAACTATATCTACCGTAAAACAAGCGATTGAATCATTGGAAAATATGAATCGAGAAGAAGCCCTTTCTGTAATACAAAAAGAAGATCAAATAGATAAGATGGAAAGGAATTTCCGCAAACGCCATATTATACGTATGAATGAAGGTACCTGTAGCGGATCTGGTGGTATTGTGTTTGTAGATATCCTTAGTAATTTAGAACGAATTGGGGATCATGCAGTTAATATAGCAGAAGACGTTTTAGGAGAATAG
- a CDS encoding superoxide dismutase codes for MATFELPELPYAYDALEPTIDKETMNIHHTKHHNTYVTKLNSALEGHAELQNKSLQDLISNLDAVPENIRTAVRNNGGGHANHSLFWKVLSPNGGGEPTGELATKIDEAFGSFDKFKEQFESAAAGRFGSGWAWLVLHNGNLEIMSTPNQDSPLMEGKTPIFGVDVWEHAYYLKYQNRRPEYLSSIWNVVNWDEVAKNYNEAK; via the coding sequence ATGGCTACATTTGAATTACCTGAACTACCATATGCTTACGATGCACTTGAGCCTACGATTGACAAGGAGACTATGAACATTCACCATACGAAGCATCATAACACGTATGTTACTAAATTAAATAGTGCTTTGGAAGGGCATGCTGAGCTTCAAAACAAATCACTACAAGATTTGATTAGCAATTTAGATGCTGTACCAGAAAACATTCGTACAGCAGTTAGAAATAATGGTGGTGGACATGCTAACCACAGTCTTTTTTGGAAGGTTCTTTCACCAAACGGTGGCGGCGAACCAACTGGTGAACTTGCTACAAAAATAGATGAAGCGTTTGGTAGCTTTGATAAGTTCAAAGAGCAATTTGAAAGCGCGGCAGCTGGCCGCTTTGGATCAGGTTGGGCTTGGTTAGTACTTCATAACGGAAATCTTGAAATTATGAGTACTCCTAACCAAGACTCTCCATTAATGGAAGGTAAAACGCCAATTTTTGGTGTAGATGTTTGGGAACATGCATATTACCTAAAATATCAAAACAGACGTCCTGAATATCTTTCATCCATTTGGAATGTTGTTAATTGGGATGAAGTAGCTAAAAACTATAACGAGGCTAAGTAA
- a CDS encoding MFS transporter — protein MQKSRFFYFGNTNMNKDFIFLLVIGGLYSLGLFLSNTFVNIYLWKQSGDYVTIAVYNLAIYIFQPITFIIAGRLAKKVDRVIVLRLGVTFLSLFFLNVLLIGDKASYFNFLLGGLLGIGYGFYWLAFNVLTFEITEPDTRDFFNGFLGVLQSFSGMVGPLLAGFIIARMEANIGYTIIFTISFIMFICAVVISFFLKPRKAEGDFYFRRVLTERSHNKNWKRIQNAHIFQGLREGIFAFIIAIWVFLITQSEFALGMFNLVFSGLSLVFYFIGTKFIKPSMRKKSILLGSLILYFAIALIIFDISYAQLLIYAVFIGIAYPIIMIPYVSLTYDVIGKAWKAKEYRVEYIVVRELFVNIGRVTSISVFLLAITFLQAEIIIPYLLALFGAGHIFIYLFVKKIYLESNMEKQVFIKDQFTNEKNR, from the coding sequence ATGCAGAAAAGCCGCTTTTTTTATTTTGGTAATACAAATATGAATAAGGATTTTATCTTTTTGCTTGTTATTGGCGGTTTATATTCATTAGGGCTATTTTTGTCCAATACGTTTGTAAACATTTACCTATGGAAGCAGTCGGGAGATTATGTAACAATCGCTGTATATAATTTAGCTATTTACATTTTTCAACCAATTACCTTTATTATTGCTGGTAGATTAGCTAAAAAAGTGGACAGAGTAATTGTGTTACGACTAGGAGTAACTTTTCTATCGTTATTCTTTCTAAATGTTCTTTTAATAGGTGATAAAGCTTCCTATTTTAACTTTCTTTTAGGTGGTTTGCTCGGTATAGGGTATGGGTTCTATTGGCTAGCGTTTAATGTATTGACTTTTGAAATTACTGAACCAGATACAAGAGATTTTTTTAATGGTTTTTTAGGAGTGTTACAATCATTTAGTGGTATGGTAGGTCCTTTATTAGCAGGTTTTATTATCGCTAGAATGGAAGCGAATATTGGCTATACCATTATATTTACTATTTCTTTTATCATGTTCATTTGTGCTGTAGTCATTAGTTTTTTTTTAAAGCCGCGAAAAGCAGAAGGCGATTTTTATTTTCGTCGTGTGCTAACAGAACGTTCCCATAATAAAAACTGGAAAAGAATTCAAAATGCCCACATCTTTCAAGGGCTTCGCGAAGGAATATTTGCGTTTATTATTGCGATTTGGGTGTTTTTAATTACCCAAAGTGAGTTTGCTTTAGGGATGTTTAATTTAGTTTTTTCTGGTCTTTCACTCGTGTTTTATTTTATTGGAACAAAATTTATTAAGCCCTCTATGCGAAAAAAATCAATCTTACTTGGCAGTCTAATCTTATACTTTGCCATTGCTTTAATTATTTTTGACATTAGCTACGCACAATTGTTAATTTATGCTGTATTTATTGGGATTGCCTATCCTATTATTATGATTCCATATGTTTCCTTAACATATGATGTTATTGGGAAAGCTTGGAAGGCGAAGGAATATCGTGTGGAATACATTGTTGTACGTGAGTTATTCGTGAATATTGGTCGGGTTACATCCATTTCTGTTTTTTTACTAGCGATTACCTTTTTACAAGCTGAGATAATAATTCCCTATTTATTGGCTCTTTTTGGCGCAGGGCATATTTTCATCTATTTGTTTGTGAAAAAAATTTACTTGGAAAGTAATATGGAAAAACAAGTTTTTATAAAAGATCAGTTTACAAATGAAAAAAATCGTTAG
- a CDS encoding peptidoglycan D,D-transpeptidase FtsI family protein, whose translation MNKKKKKAQLPFRINLLFFIIFLMFAGLILQLGVVQILNGEEFQEEIERTVKDTTKVPVPRGKIYDSKHQVIVDNKPLYSITYTPPKGVQAEDRLEVAEKLAKYISMDSDGVTERNKKEYWYLKNKEMADKRLKEEEAAELDNAEQYNTILDRITEEEISGFSKQELEVIAIKTELDKAYSLTPQIVKNEDVTAEEYAQVSEHLAELPGINATTDWNRDYPFNDTMRSLLGSITSQEQGIPADKEENFLTKGYSRNDRVGKSGLEEYYEDVLRGRKEQIQYTTTKSGDVVDSNTVVEGRRGKDLVLTMDIDFQEKVDKIVREELKTAVQKHPYENRYLKDALAVVMNPKTGEILAVSGQTRDGNDYKDATIKTLYDAHRPGSVVKGATVLAGLESGVISPGQRFNDSPLKIKGTPQKGSYRSLGSVNDIDALKKSSNVYMFYIGLKMGGENRYPFPNNSKAAFDPAAWQEMRNYFQQFGLGVRTGIDFPYESIGYEGPKMSNAGLLMDQAIGQYDTYTTMQLAQYVSTIANNGYRTQPHFLKEIREPSRSDKQLGGVYRSENTKVLNQIQMDQSYIERVQEGFRQAFQEQGGTVYSFGSSKDYKPAGKSGTAQNEIYEDGELVAETENLSLIGYAPYDDPEIALAVMVPNTGLGNGYRINYEIGFKIMDAYFNAQKDNNKDDKEQEDE comes from the coding sequence ATGAACAAAAAGAAGAAAAAAGCGCAACTTCCCTTTCGTATAAACCTATTGTTTTTTATCATTTTTCTAATGTTTGCAGGGCTAATATTGCAGTTAGGAGTTGTGCAAATATTAAACGGAGAGGAATTTCAAGAAGAAATTGAGCGTACTGTAAAAGATACAACGAAGGTTCCTGTCCCTAGGGGAAAGATTTATGATAGCAAACATCAAGTCATTGTCGATAATAAACCACTCTATTCCATTACGTACACCCCGCCCAAAGGGGTACAAGCTGAAGATCGCTTAGAAGTAGCAGAAAAACTTGCCAAGTATATTTCTATGGATAGTGATGGTGTAACAGAGCGCAATAAAAAGGAATATTGGTACTTGAAAAATAAAGAAATGGCAGATAAACGTTTAAAAGAAGAAGAAGCTGCTGAATTAGACAATGCGGAACAATACAACACTATTTTGGACAGAATTACGGAAGAGGAAATATCTGGTTTTTCTAAACAAGAATTAGAAGTAATTGCAATTAAAACGGAGTTAGATAAAGCTTATTCACTAACGCCGCAAATTGTAAAAAACGAAGATGTCACTGCGGAAGAATATGCTCAAGTTTCTGAGCATTTAGCGGAACTTCCTGGTATTAATGCGACTACAGATTGGAATAGAGACTACCCATTTAATGATACAATGAGAAGTTTGCTTGGATCGATAACATCGCAAGAACAAGGGATACCTGCGGATAAAGAAGAGAACTTTCTAACGAAAGGATACAGCAGGAATGATCGTGTAGGTAAAAGCGGTTTAGAAGAATATTATGAAGATGTACTTCGTGGTCGTAAAGAACAAATTCAATATACAACCACAAAGTCTGGGGATGTAGTGGATAGCAATACCGTAGTGGAAGGTAGACGTGGAAAAGATCTAGTGTTAACTATGGATATCGATTTCCAAGAAAAAGTCGATAAAATTGTACGAGAAGAGTTGAAAACTGCAGTTCAAAAACATCCTTATGAGAACAGGTATTTAAAAGATGCGCTAGCAGTAGTAATGAATCCTAAAACGGGCGAAATATTAGCTGTAAGCGGTCAAACAAGAGATGGTAATGACTATAAGGATGCAACGATTAAAACACTTTATGATGCACATCGTCCAGGGTCAGTTGTAAAAGGGGCAACGGTACTAGCTGGTTTAGAGTCAGGTGTCATATCTCCGGGGCAGCGTTTTAATGATTCACCGTTAAAAATTAAAGGGACACCACAAAAGGGGTCTTATAGAAGTTTAGGTTCAGTCAATGATATCGATGCGTTGAAAAAATCATCCAACGTATATATGTTTTACATTGGGTTAAAAATGGGAGGCGAAAATCGATATCCTTTCCCAAACAACTCAAAAGCAGCATTTGATCCAGCAGCTTGGCAAGAAATGCGCAATTACTTTCAACAGTTTGGACTAGGAGTCAGAACGGGTATTGATTTTCCATATGAAAGTATCGGGTATGAAGGACCTAAAATGTCTAACGCAGGGCTTTTAATGGACCAAGCTATTGGACAGTATGATACGTATACAACGATGCAGCTGGCGCAGTATGTCTCCACAATTGCTAATAATGGTTACCGGACACAGCCGCATTTCTTAAAGGAAATACGGGAACCGAGTAGATCGGATAAGCAATTAGGGGGTGTATATCGTAGTGAAAATACAAAAGTGTTAAACCAAATTCAAATGGACCAATCCTATATTGAGCGCGTTCAAGAAGGATTTCGTCAAGCTTTTCAAGAACAAGGGGGAACAGTATATTCTTTCGGTAGTTCCAAGGATTACAAACCGGCGGGAAAATCTGGTACAGCACAAAATGAGATTTATGAAGATGGTGAGTTGGTTGCTGAAACAGAGAACCTCTCCTTAATAGGTTATGCACCTTATGATGATCCAGAAATTGCTCTTGCGGTAATGGTTCCCAATACAGGGCTAGGCAATGGTTATCGGATTAACTATGAGATTGGTTTTAAAATAATGGATGCATATTTTAATGCGCAGAAAGATAACAACAAAGATGACAAAGAACAAGAAGATGAATAG
- the phoU gene encoding phosphate signaling complex protein PhoU → MQTRGQFDQELKEIDQEIVELANLTEKALDNAVRALFNQDIGLAEQVIEGDKVIDKKDLEINDKVVLLIAKQNPVATDLRRLITAIKIVADLERMADNARNIARSTIRLGESREVSIPTRLNAMQDTLVNMLHTAITAFTEEDGKLAGQLAEMDDAVDKENKLILSELLGETATNPDKIQYIMQISLCSRYLERFGDHITNIGESILYLIKGENYNLN, encoded by the coding sequence ATGCAGACGAGAGGGCAGTTTGACCAAGAACTGAAAGAAATAGATCAAGAAATTGTTGAATTAGCTAATTTAACAGAGAAAGCATTGGATAATGCTGTTCGGGCGTTATTCAATCAAGATATTGGCTTGGCAGAACAAGTTATTGAAGGCGATAAAGTAATTGATAAAAAAGACTTAGAAATTAATGATAAAGTAGTGCTGTTAATAGCTAAACAAAACCCTGTTGCAACAGATTTGCGTCGTTTAATAACAGCCATTAAAATTGTCGCTGATTTAGAGCGAATGGCAGATAATGCAAGAAATATTGCGAGGTCTACAATCAGGTTAGGGGAAAGTAGGGAAGTATCTATTCCAACCCGTTTAAACGCTATGCAAGATACATTAGTAAACATGTTACACACAGCCATAACAGCTTTTACAGAAGAAGATGGTAAACTCGCTGGACAATTAGCAGAAATGGATGACGCTGTAGATAAAGAAAATAAGCTTATTTTAAGTGAATTATTAGGCGAGACGGCAACAAACCCAGATAAGATCCAATACATTATGCAAATTTCTCTATGCTCCAGATATTTGGAGCGATTTGGTGATCATATAACCAATATCGGAGAAAGTATTTTATACTTGATTAAAGGGGAAAATTATAATTTAAACTAA
- a CDS encoding IS3 family transposase (programmed frameshift) codes for MAKFTNVEKIQAVIRYQSGAEGVKSMAKSIGVDHSVLLNWIKQYEYHGEKAFEKCYTSYTLQYKLDVLNYMNEQGTSIRETAAIFNISTHSTLLQWKKQLEAEGIDALEPKKKGRPSMKKSSDHTSKKQKPDEGTPEALQAEIDRLRMENAYFKKVECLSSKQGEITKQDKAQVVYELRHEFPVKALLQLAEIPRSTYYYIVSKFGLPDKDVELKKLIQAIYDEHQGRYGYRRIRDELWNRGHKVNHKKVQRIMKELGLKSLVRMKKYRSYKGKVGNIAPNILDRNFNAEKPNQKWVTDITEFKLFGEKLYLSPILDLYNGEIIAYTIDSRPTYSLVSEMLEKSFKRLSEEDALLIHSDQGWHYQMKQYQHALRERLITQSMSRKGNCYDNAVIENFFGIMKSEFLYLNEFESIEHFKQELEKYIEYYNNKRIKAKLKGLSPVQYRIQTLIAA; via the exons ATGGCTAAATTCACCAATGTTGAAAAAATACAAGCAGTCATTCGCTATCAAAGTGGTGCAGAAGGCGTAAAGTCAATGGCTAAATCCATAGGAGTTGACCATTCAGTCCTCTTAAATTGGATTAAACAATATGAATATCACGGAGAAAAAGCTTTTGAAAAATGCTATACATCTTACACATTGCAGTATAAACTAGATGTACTTAATTATATGAACGAACAAGGGACATCTATCCGGGAAACAGCAGCGATCTTTAATATTTCTACACATTCCACGCTTTTACAATGGAAAAAGCAATTGGAAGCAGAAGGAATAGATGCCCTAGAACCAAAGAAAAAGGGGCGTCCATCCATGAAAAAAAGTTCTGATCATACATCTAAAAAGCAAAAGCCGGATGAAGGGACTCCGGAAGCATTACAAGCAGAAATAGATCGTTTACGCATGGAGAATGCCTATT TTAAAAAAGTTGAATGCCTTAGTTCAAAACAAGGAGAAATTACCAAACAGGACAAAGCGCAAGTAGTCTATGAACTAAGGCATGAATTCCCTGTGAAGGCACTTCTGCAGCTGGCAGAGATTCCACGTAGCACGTACTACTATATAGTAAGTAAATTCGGACTTCCGGATAAAGATGTGGAGTTGAAAAAGCTGATTCAAGCTATCTACGATGAGCATCAAGGACGTTATGGATACCGCCGTATCCGGGACGAGCTATGGAATCGAGGGCATAAGGTAAACCATAAAAAAGTCCAACGCATCATGAAAGAATTAGGTTTAAAAAGCCTAGTTCGAATGAAAAAATATCGCTCTTACAAAGGAAAGGTTGGCAATATCGCACCAAATATTTTAGATCGGAACTTTAATGCCGAAAAGCCAAATCAAAAATGGGTAACGGATATTACAGAGTTTAAATTATTTGGGGAGAAACTCTATCTTTCACCTATACTGGATTTATATAATGGGGAAATCATTGCCTATACAATCGACTCTAGACCTACTTATTCACTTGTATCGGAAATGTTGGAGAAATCATTTAAACGGTTATCAGAGGAAGATGCACTGCTTATTCATTCGGATCAAGGCTGGCATTATCAAATGAAACAATATCAGCACGCCTTGAGAGAAAGATTGATTACGCAAAGTATGTCACGTAAAGGCAACTGTTATGATAATGCCGTTATTGAAAACTTCTTTGGCATTATGAAATCAGAATTTCTTTATTTAAATGAATTCGAAAGTATAGAGCATTTTAAGCAAGAGCTAGAAAAATATATAGAATACTATAACAACAAACGAATCAAGGCAAAACTAAAAGGCCTGAGCCCGGTACAATACCGAATTCAGACTTTAATAGCTGCTTAG
- a CDS encoding endolytic transglycosylase MltG, producing the protein MKQPIRLFGIGLLTAGIIMLGVYFITNGSTQTADSLSDKELVALVEDKGYHVLTNSEYVAVSVDEAKTTAAKNEEQPETKAKSAEEDSKNKEESDKPKSDQDSKKDEGQKEEKDKQKRDEKKEKDKKTYTLKIEEGKPSSDISEKLEKNGIIDDASKFNDYLEDNDYSKKVQLGEFKVSSDMSLYEIAEAITR; encoded by the coding sequence ATGAAACAACCTATACGTCTTTTTGGTATTGGTCTCCTAACAGCTGGAATAATTATGTTAGGGGTTTATTTTATTACAAATGGGAGCACTCAAACAGCAGATAGCTTATCCGACAAGGAGCTAGTAGCTTTAGTAGAGGATAAAGGTTATCATGTGCTAACAAATTCAGAATATGTTGCCGTTTCTGTGGATGAAGCTAAAACAACTGCTGCAAAAAATGAAGAACAACCAGAAACAAAAGCTAAATCTGCAGAAGAAGATTCCAAAAATAAGGAAGAAAGCGACAAACCGAAAAGTGACCAAGATTCGAAAAAAGATGAAGGTCAAAAGGAAGAAAAGGATAAGCAAAAGAGAGATGAAAAGAAAGAAAAGGATAAGAAAACATACACATTAAAAATTGAAGAGGGAAAGCCTTCTTCCGATATAAGTGAAAAACTAGAAAAGAATGGAATTATCGATGACGCATCGAAATTCAATGACTATCTAGAAGATAATGATTACAGTAAAAAGGTACAACTTGGAGAATTTAAAGTATCTAGCGATATGAGTCTGTACGAAATCGCTGAAGCCATTACAAGATAA
- the rpmG gene encoding 50S ribosomal protein L33 — protein MRVNITLACTETGDRNYISTKNKRTNPERLELMKYSPRLKKHTLHRETK, from the coding sequence ATGCGCGTAAACATTACTTTAGCTTGTACAGAAACAGGAGATCGTAATTACATTTCTACTAAAAATAAACGTACTAATCCTGAGCGTTTAGAGCTTATGAAATACAGCCCACGTCTAAAAAAACACACTCTACATCGTGAAACAAAATAA
- a CDS encoding 5-formyltetrahydrofolate cyclo-ligase, whose amino-acid sequence MKKDQLRNATIYALKQLTPEQKGDINHQLHRHLMTSTLWKNAITIGITISKGFEWDTYELINQAWRQGKKICAPKCDPKFKTMDFYKFQTFKQLDEVYYHLLEPIPSETEYIAPETIDLLLVPGIVFDPDGYRIGFGGGYYDRFLAGFLNQTVSILHSSQLVPSIPKNTFDLPVQHLITEEGLVR is encoded by the coding sequence TTGAAAAAAGACCAACTCCGAAATGCCACTATTTATGCTTTAAAACAACTAACCCCAGAGCAAAAAGGAGATATTAACCACCAATTGCATCGACACCTAATGACCTCGACACTTTGGAAAAACGCTATTACAATCGGTATTACTATCTCGAAAGGATTTGAATGGGATACTTATGAATTAATTAACCAAGCTTGGCGGCAAGGTAAAAAGATATGTGCCCCAAAGTGTGACCCAAAATTTAAAACGATGGATTTTTATAAGTTTCAAACCTTCAAACAACTAGATGAAGTATACTATCATCTTTTAGAGCCTATTCCAAGTGAAACCGAGTATATTGCTCCGGAAACCATTGATTTGTTGCTTGTGCCAGGTATTGTTTTTGATCCAGATGGTTATCGTATAGGATTTGGTGGCGGCTATTATGACCGTTTTTTAGCAGGGTTTCTCAATCAAACTGTTTCTATATTACACAGTAGCCAACTTGTACCATCGATACCGAAAAACACATTTGATTTACCTGTTCAGCATTTAATAACAGAAGAAGGTTTAGTACGTTAA